The Etheostoma cragini isolate CJK2018 chromosome 10, CSU_Ecrag_1.0, whole genome shotgun sequence nucleotide sequence GAACACAGCCCAGAGACTTACATCGCCCATCGTCTCCACGCACCTCAACACACGCAACATTGCTTTTGAACGGTAAgcacttattctgtacagataCAGACTAGAATCGTTTGATCAAGATCACATCAgatgatttgtttgtgttgtgcagaTATCTGTCTCACCATCCCTGATAATGTGTCCACTATACAGACATTATGTCCCAATGGTTAACAATTCAAATATAAGTcctcatttatgaaacgtgTGTACGACCTAGAACAGGCGTGGGACGGGCGTACGCCGATTCCTATGCAAAGATGggcatttatcaatttgaatGTGAGCGTAGGCTGCAAAAAAATTTCATGTCTGGTCTGACCTTGCGTAGGCAAGTTTTCGAGTCAGTGTGGATTTGCGGTGCAGCATGTAACAGGGGAAGAGAAGTCATCAGTTGATCACTTATCAGCAATGGCAGGtctggctcttttagaagacctctATGAGCCAAGCAGCAGTGCACACGTAGCCTACACACACGAGCCACGGTGGAGGGGGCGGGGAGGGACCCTACACACCAGAAAAAGTCTGCAGCAGGGTTTTAGCCTTTGGGGTTCTGCGCAACATTGCGCAGAAAAACAAGGTGCCATAAATGTAGTGACGGAGCCCGGTGACCCAATGCCCAAAGAGCAGTGTCCAGCACAGCACCAAATGGGGGCTATACGAAGGAGACAGGATAATACTGCTCGCTTTCAAAAGGTAtagtgttatgtttggcaatgatattcaatacaggaaatATGACGATatacaactttttatttatgcttcaggttttcatttgtcttttaaagtgtcgTTAATGGCAATAAGGGAGAAATGTCTTTCTGCCATCAACATATTTCGGCATGATTTTTCATAGCCAGGCACGCGGGTTGCCTGGCTATGACTCACGAAAGAAAcactaataaaataaagaaacacggcataaactctgctactgtgtgtttatttaaatataggtacacctacatgtagggCTAAGAGATTGGAATATAAGCctttatattactattaggagtatgcatatgtcaaggatgtatcaattaaataaacttcagctggagtccgATTTAATACAGCAACGCTGTTGACCGCATCAGTGATCTATTCTGCCTACAGCCtataccagtttttaggctgccaaataggacacaccttactgcaaattaaaatgaaatgtcagggtttcaatctccacttCTAAAAAGTGCCGCTTCTTAGCCAGATTACGTCTGGTCATTTCGTAAATagtaggggcgaggcctcaaaaccaagaatatattggggcgtgatattttaattacaaattacatcATTAAATTGAATCCCACGTGAGGCTTGttgtaagaggatttctgcgctcatatctgaactggtttctacgttaggttgataaatgagggccataCTGATTACCTCTGTGTCGTGAGCCTTACTTTATCTCCTGCTTGTTTAGGAACAAGTCAGGAATCTGGGGCTGGCGTTCTGAAAAGAGTGAGGTGGTCAGCGGGTATGAAGCCAAGGTAAGCGACTGCTCAGCCAACCTAGTCTGAACTGTGACTGACACACATAATTTAGACCATTTGGAAGTTACTTTAGTTCAATTTTGAGACCACCAATTATACAGCATtgtctgaaaaatgaatgagtAGCAACACATACTATTTGATCAATAGCAAGATTTTTCtataaagaatatatatattttaaatttttttaataaaatggtgTTTGCTCTTTCAAAGATAGACCAGGGggctgtttcacaaaagcaacatttataAATCCGATAACCGATAAAAGCGAGACTTTGACCAATTCTCATCTGTGCAGTCCGGCTTGGTGCTTTTCACAAACGGCAATCCTGCCCGGCTCAACCAGGTTAGGTCGAGCCGGGCTGAAGTAATTTGGATAGATGTGCATTCACAGCTTTCCTTAACTGACCACAATGTCGATAACAGATttattgatgctaaaatggAGAATACGTGTTGTCCATACTTTAATACAgggtgagcagcagcttcttatGGAAGTATGACAACGTTAAACACagtatttgtaaaaaagaaacatggtCGCTGTACTGAACAGCGACAGAAAGCGTGGCGACTGAATATGTGATTGACCTAAATATACACATTAACTGACCACTGCTCTGAATTGACACCATCATAATCATACCATTCAGGGATTAGTCTACTAATTATTTGCACAAATGAACCATTGTACTAGAATTCTctgtttcttcctctgtctcatGGGCTAAAATAGAAATTTCCAAATTAACTTCCACTGCTCGTTTTCAATGCAAAGTgtggaaatgtttgtttttgcaaatgacAAGTGACTCATTGAATGATTTCAGTTAAGAGCACTAGTTtgcaaatgtatatttttagactaCCATTCAGCCGGTCCGCTATTGTCGGCccaactttttcttatgtttttttatacaaaggGGGAGTTTCCTTCTTTACATATTATGTGCTTTGCTCCCTCGTATATATGGatatagaaaagaaagacactgaaGAAATTGGACTCTTAAATctacaaactgtaaaaagaattaaGTGACAAATTCCatgcacactgtaaacatgaatgtaacaGAGTAATATTTataagttcttttttttaatgcagacaGATAATAATTAGGTAAAAGCACTTCTAAGTGGACAGAAAAGGCAGCAGGATTCAAAaatcctggctgttagcctggtcgGGACCAGATTtacagaataaatctccatggtaatttaggtgcctctgcttttgtgaaaccgAGGCGAGGCTAAATTGAGCCAGGATAACTGGGAAATCCTGGCTTAATCCATTATcttggttttgtgaaatataaCGGTAAGCTCCTGTCACAAATGTGATGATAGGAGCTTTACTtgaacaacaacatttttttcttttcttttgtttgtcattgtttcCAGGTTTATAGTGCCACCAATGTGGAGCTGGTGACTCGGTCAAGGACAGAGCATCTATCAGACCAGGATAAGTCAAGAAGCAAAGgtaatcaaacacacacacacacacacacacacacacacacacacagtaagtcCTTGTTGTGCTCTAGTGGGCTAGAAAATAATTGCAAAGATATCTGAGCCTCAGTTAACttaagaacaaaacaagatataacCTATCAATCGATCACTTAGTTGTACATTATGTTCCCGTCCACATGTtatgattttgttgttgctccagGTGTATCCCTTACGTTCCTCATAGAGCACCAAATAAAGTGAATATGCCGAGCTGATTGATGATGATCTCCCTACATTATTCCCACTCAGGCTCAAAGACTCCTCTGCAGTCCTTCTTAGGGATCGCTGAACAACATACAGCTCACAATGGGGTAAGAGTCCCCACAGTACCTGTGcatcacatccacacacacacacacaaaccacccACACCACCTGCAGCTTCCTTTGATGAACACttgtaactctctctctctgtgtttttgtcagagTAACATGTCCCAGTGTGCCAGTCCTCACAACCCCACAGCCATCACAGCTGAGGAGTACTTCAACCCGGAGTTCAACCTGAACAGCCGGGACATCGGACGACCCGTCGAGCTTACCAGCAAAGTCCAGAAGTATAATGCAGCCATGGAAACAATAATGTTCATCACcaaaagcagcagcagtttgctcatttctgatTCCTCTGCAGGTTTAAAGCGACACTGTGGTTGAGTGAGAGTCACCCTCTGTCTCTGGCCGAGCAGGTGACACCCATCATCGACCTCATGGCCATCTCCAACGCCCACTTTGCCAAGCTACGTGACTTCATCACCCTGCGCCTTCCACCAGGCTTCCCTGTCAAGATAGGTATGAGAGGTCACACAGTGTGGCTTATGGAAGCAAATAAGAGACAGAAGTCTTTAAACGTAGACAGCCACTGAATACTTaatattgaaacattttattttgaaaaacatacagtatatgaattgattttttctGAATTTATCTCTTTGAAATTTAACTATGAACATGCTTgatatccatttttaaaaccagaATTTTGATAATTTCTTTTCTATTGTCACTTGgagaatttaaaatgaaatagattcatgtttttcaaatttgaatgctcaaattcagataaaaaaattCAAGTTAAATATTCACACAGTAACATCCGGGCTACCAAGGAACCGATGTCTGGCCTATCAGACCACGGCCTGTTTGTCATGCGATCCAAGAAGTCTGGATCGACAACGCTTCATTGACGGAATTGTTCCgtcggatgtccctcatttttggccggatgtcccttaccttccgctttctttgtgtttacattaaatTCCGGTCGCATCAATGAAGAGCAACCAGAACCTCTGAGCAACGTTACACAACACAAGCCTCGTCATTCATGATCCgtactttgtgttttcattccCACTGTCCACTAGTGCTATAAAAATAAGCAGCCATTTAACTCTGTCAAACACTCACTATCTGTCCTCCAGAGATTCCCCTGTTTCACGTGTTGAATGCCAGAGTGACGTTCAGTAACCTGTGTGGCTGCGACGAGCCGGTCAGCTCTGTGACGGTTCACACAACAGAGGGCCCCGAAGAAGCTGGTAAATACACATTATTTaagaatgtaataaaataactttaagtAATACCCAATATATTTCAGTGGCATAGAATTCAGATTTGAGCTTGTTCTGAAACATTATTTATAGTAGAAGAGCAATTAAGCAAATTCTGTCAAGTGCagaatattttaattatagtaatgttttgttattccctttttttgtttacaatatACTATATAAAAATTTAAGACTGGTTTAGTTGTTTCCAAAACAGAGCTTAGGCTGGAGAGTAATTTTCTGAAATGATATACCTTTTACTTGCATGTACAGTAATGCTGTAAGCGATCTTCACCCAGGTCAGACTCCCCCTCCCTTACACTGTGAGGTGGACCCCTCAGTGTTTGAGCCCCCCGCGGACTACACCACCCTCGGTCCAGGCCGCAGCGAGCCAATGAGGGACGAGGATGACAACCTGCTGCAGTTCGCCATCCAGCAGAGCCTGCTGGACGCCGGCACAGAGAGTGACCAGGTCAGAGTCAAAGCACTCGTAATTAGTCTCAGAGTTACATGTCAGACGTGGAAACTGATTCCTCccttatttacatttaaagccaGTTTTTGATCACCTATGTGTGGTTCCTAGGTGACCATCTGGGAGGCTCTGACCAACAGCCGCCCGGTGCCCCCGTCTCCGCTGTACGAGGAAGACTCTCAGCTGGAGAGGTGAGCTGGCCATCACGCTTTATTTGTTTCCTTCACAGGCAGGTTCACACTGCTCAAAATGGGGAGAAGATTACTCTACTGAACTCTACCGGTAACAGAGTATTTCAGTAGGTATTGAGCAATATAGCATCCAAGCATTAAGGAAGATGATGTCAAGCACAGAAAACAGAGACTTATTTCAAATTTGTGATACCCAATATCTCTGTTGATAGATAATAATTCCTGTGAAAattctttaaataatgtttttcaaaaactgTTCTTAAAGTAGGTCTTTCAGAAATTGTTCCAATTGAGAAAATCTTTAGATGTTACTGTGGAACCATCATGAGGTTTAACTCATGTATATtcgtaattattttattttcagggAAACCTCTGGCCTGTGCAGTATTTAATTAAACGTCTCTAAAAAGAGTTCAGTGATTAGCCTTTTCTTTCTACCTTCTCTTGGGAACAGCGAGTCCCAGTCATCCTGTAATGAAGCCTAGCAGTGAACGTCCCGGTTATGAtatctttctttgtttaataaCACTTCAGATTAAGTCTAAATatcttaattttttctttttcagggcAATCCAGGAGTCTCTATCCATCTCGCTGGccagcagagagggagaagacTCGGCCGACCCCAGCCAGCCTGCCTCTGTCCCCCCCCCGTCGGTGCCCACCACTATCTCCCCGCTCTCCTACAGCACAGCGACCAATCCTCAGGTGTCGGGACACTTCGGTGTGGCGTCGAGCTTCGATGAGCAGCTGCGTATCGCCATGGAGATATCGTGCCGGGAACAGGAGGAGATGGACAGGTGAGGCTGGAGGAAACTGCCATGCATTAGCTTATCTGAGACCAAGTACACCCTGTTACTCTCACCCTGGACAGCTTGCTAGTCTATCACAGGGCTagtatttatgtgtatttagttttttgttgttgtaatggaATGTGTTCAAAATTCACCCTCTATTCCTcctttttaaatactttttttcaattgagTGTGCCCACATAGGAAGTGTTGCAGTCTGTTGTTCTATATCTCAAACTCTGTTTTTGACACAGTAGGGTGAGCAAAAACGTCTGCGACACAGTCGGGTGTAAAAATCTCTTCTTGTCGTCTTGGTCATAAGACAACCTGTATTCTCTCTGCTAAACAGCCAAAAGAACGTAGTTAAAACAACCAAAGATCTTATCTAACAATGAACAAGCGTCAGGGAGAAGAAAACACTGAATTAtgatgatttaaaataaaacatgttaaagaaATTTGTATTAAAGTTCCTTCAAATGACAGGACAAGTTATAGTAACCTTACCTAAATACAATTGAGAAATTAGAAGTCTTCAGTTCTTCATTTGTATTGAATCTTCAGTTATGGTGGGAAATCTCTGTCCTTCTGGGAAAGgagtaatataaataaatactttaaagtcACAGGTCAGGTCATTGTTCTGACGGATGcaaatatttcttatttttgtcgCAGGAAgcaaaaggaggaggaggatgagctGGAGAGGATCCTGCAGCTGTCACTCACGGAGAAGTAATGTCACAACAACAATGGAGGCATGTCTTCATTGGGGAAAAATATTCttaatttattcaatttttatttttttcaatcttgAGATGTTAAGTTATTACagatattttatttgtctttctcaCACGAAGGCTGCTACATCAGAGTATAAAGGACCAGAATATAAGGAGTGTGAGGGATAAATAAGAAGAGGTGGAAACAGGTACTCTGAATCAAACTTTAGTGAAGGAGAAGACAAAAGggagacagtgtgtgtttttcaacaatttttcaCAGCCATGCTGTCTTTGAGTGATGAATGATccttaaacattaaacatataACATGTTCCATGATAAtgatgaaaataagaaaatacaatCTTAATGGACTTAACTTATAAaacttttaacatttgaaacatttatgTTTGCTTACTCCtctgtgaaaaataaagaataatgaTCATCCGGGAGTATGTGGTTTTTATTTAGTGCTTTACAGATTCACATGtatctaaagttttttttattttaaagtttcatCAGTctttcatataaaaaaagtgGACAATCATTCAGAGCTGTACAATAATTGTCTCATGCACAtgttcatttttacacttttaaactaTAATCATTGAGCAAAATCAGATAGCATGATACCCTTCCAAACATCCATATCATGTAGTTATGATGTAGATCAGTCGGTTGGAATCATATCATCTATTTGAATCTGGGTGATAAAGTTGTCTTTCAAAGAGCTCTTTAACTGTTCTCTCTTGGCACAATGTAGacacaaatgacacaaaacTATCTGACTTCATGATTAAACAGTCACAGGGATTTGTAAATCTTTCATCAAGTAGATGATATTATATGTTAATAATATTCCTGTTTTACTGGGAATCATGCATATTCATTTGGTAATGGTGGCTATTGGTAAATATGGGCAGAAAtatttgggctttttttgttatttgttaagtGTTAGTTTAGTTTTCACCATGAGGTTGAAGTACATAATGTACAATTTGTATTGTAATATCTAAACAACTATTAGATGGATTGCTGAGACATTAGgaacagacattcatgttcttCAAAGAATGAATTGTAATCATTTCAATCCCCtgattttttcatctttagaTTGTCCAGATAATACTTTGGATTATGACTAAATATTAGCAAAAGCAATGACATATCCATCTGCattagctgtactttgtgtttagggCTGATAAGCACTTTAGCATtttaacacactaaactaaacaacaaaCTGAAGAAAGAGAACAATCTAGGTACTTTGAGTTTAAGACCCCACTTtaagatatttgattttaacTTAACTAATTTATTTGTCCAgtgcatttacaaaaaacaaactaaaggtTGCAGCAGTTTATCTAATCCACAGGGCAGCAGGTTATCTCTCATCTGacgttaaaaatgaaatattaaacgAGCAGACTAACTGAGCAACAACAGTAGGCCTAGATGCCTCACACTGCTGCACTCCACGTGGCCCATTGTGCGGTGCCCGATGGGGATTTTCCAATGGTTTGATTCTCATATGTTGTGACTTCCTCGTTGTCAGATGCAGTGTAAATGTTTTCCCTCCGAAACTTTAAAACGTCCCGAAGTTCTCCATCTAACTGAACTAGATTAGACAAAAACATACAACTGTTACTCACTTACTGTTACAGTCTACTTTCCTCGCTCATGTGTGCTCActtgacacaaacaaaaacagctctGATAAGAGCTGatagtaaaacaaatgtttattcaTTCTCACCTATCCTTAGGTTGTGATCAGGACTGTGATCATTAGGAATCACATATTCAGCCTCCTCCTTGGTTGGAGGCAGAAGAAGCTCTGCTTTGTTCTCTGAACGCAGCATAGGTGCCACTTGTGCTTTAGGTACTGTTTTAGGTGTAGGTGAGGTGATGCTGACACACTTTGGAGCAGGTGACACATCTGTTGaacacatgcataaacattGTTGTATACTTTGTTGCATACCACGGATGACTTCTTGTGAAAGTATTTGTCACTGTGGCACCAAATTCTTACTCTTGGGGGGAAATTATTGGGTCTTTGTAAACTATAGTGTGGTCTACACCTTCCGTAATGTGCCCTGCAAGAACTCCTGTTGTCATTTGACACTATaggtaaaaatgaattgaaattcCTCTCACCGATGCGAGTGTCATAGGGCTGAGATGCCACGTAGGGACGAAGACGGTACTCTGTCTTTTCAAGGAAGTATTTAAGTACTTCATTTAAGGAGGAGACCATCACCTACAGAGAACAGGACTCATGAAGACAAgcaagaaggagaagaagataATGTTATAGAACTGTGTGGGGCTTACTGCTGTGTCCAGTTCAATGACAAACCCGGAGTTTGTGCAGGCCACTCTGTAGTTCTTCATGACGGGCCCACTGAAACACATAAAAGAGAAGGATTATTTGCTAACTGCCGACTGGGCCTTTCATAAACAGCTAcacattttgtatattttgtatgaAATGTAAACGAATTGAAACGAACAAGACAAATGCCCATCCATATGTTCATTCCTTTATTAGCTGTAGCAACTCACAGTTGCTGATTGTCAGGATACTTTTTACCTCATACTATCTCTCATATCCCATACCATCATCATTTATCAAACTTAGTGTTATTATTTGGtcattttatcagttttatgtACACTATTGACTTATTATGCTTTTTATACTGTCACTTTCACCATAGCACTATCACGTTTCTTTGCCATTTTTGTCTCCATTCGCATTGCATATGCATTTTTACTATTCTTTTACTTTCTCTATTTATCTGTACAGATGCTGTCTGTGGTGCTATAAAACCGAATTTCCACTCTGGcgattaaagtttttttgtcacattcagcaaacatctcctcactatccacgggctgcctgtcccctgaacacactgcaaaaaaaacacggtctctgtagacagcccaggctccacacatgccaacaaaaacaacctgtgCCCACCAAACATTACAAACAGTCTTTTAACGTTCCAGCCAacaaccgacaagaaggatttgggggtgaggtttggggggttagtgcgAGGAAGCACTCGAAAGCACTTTTTGTTCGAAAACACTTTGGACAGAAGTGCtgtcacccaacatcacttagagcacctttaattaaGGTTTATCTTGTCTTATGAGATCACAGTTACATTGCACTAACCTGCAAATCCTCCATAAGCTAATTAAGGACTTTGTTAAAATGATAAGACCCTGTTGTTTCTGCAGTCTCTCTTGTTATGTTtgagttgagaaaaaaaactttttttcaataagaattttttacaaaacaaatttcattaGTCATTGTTGTTCAAATTATTAATGTGTAAACGGTGCTGTATGAATACAAGttatcacttttattatttttttggtggACACTTCTCTTCCTGTACATTTACACTATGTGTCATATGATTCACATGTGCATGACATAATGAGTTATTAAGCATCGATATAGAAACTATAAAACCAAAGATTCCTATTGATGTGATAAAAAATGATGGCAAAAGCTGTGAGGCAGAAAATGGACCTGATGCCTGTTTAGAATTGAAAAGATCAACCTAAAATTAAATTCCTGCATTAATCTGTAGTCAGTGGTACACGTCAGACAGACCTGGGTGTCAGTTGTCTTAGAGTCAGGGCGTAGTTGTTGGCCAGAGTGGACGGGCGGAGGATGATGCCTCCGTTCTCGGGGTTTGCCTCCAACATTTGCTCAGCCTCCTGCCGAGTCACGCTATAGAAACATCTGCAAGAATCAAAGGTAATACAAGTACAGGTGTGTTTTTACAGAGGGCAAGAGATGGGAACATGTTTATAAGTTTATGATAACAGCAAGGGATACACATTTAGTGATGTCAAATCCTCAAAAACCCAGTCTAACCACCatttttagttgtatttttCATGCTGtgttacagtttttatttctggaaaCAGACTTTCTAACTTACGCGGGTGTATCAGGGGAGTTGTGGCCAGGCTTGTCTGTGGGCAATGGACGGAAGAGTGAGGCTGAGGGTGAGGGGAGGAAGGATGGTCGGGGTGGGAGGGGTGGAGGTGCCATAGGgggctttcttttcctctcctgaTCCAGAGCCTCCTGCAGCAGTAACATCTGGccaggcaacagctgcaacTCACTGGGAATCTTTTTCTGCAGAAGAAACAGAACTTGTCAACAATTTTATTACTAACATCATCATTAATTTAGACAATGTGTAACAGGTTAATACATCCATCCTCGTATTGGGTTGTAAATTCTTCTCTGACTTACTCTGATAAATCAAATGTATCAACTCTTCCAAGAACATGGTGCCACATTAAttacagaagtgtgtgtgtggtggtagATGGACCAGAGACTTTACTTGAAGTACCAATTTATGTAAACTTTAATTTCTTATAACCTAGGTTTGGGGGCACTGGCACCCCTGTATGTGAAGTGTTTACTCAGTAATgttgcaagaaaacaaaaaagaaactgctGTTGACATCTAATTTGAGTTCAAGTGCAGCATGCAAGAAATTAAATTCAAGACCAAAAACATGTGTACACACCCACCCCTACACATTGACGGACTGTCTTTTTGTCACGTACTGTATGTTCTTTACTCTGCTAGATTATCGGGatctttattttcagtttccAGCTGTTGCTGCGTAGTTGTTGGTAACCTTACTCGTTATCAGCTTTACTTTGAGTTTTTCCCTTTCAAGCATCATGAGCCAAATTATTGTTCAATCATTAAGCAGGAAATTGTTTCCTTCTGTGTGAGGTGGTCTTTGTGTGTCAACTAGGTTAGGtatcacacacagaaaataattgttttaaaaaagaataaaagaaaacaacatggttgtgcaaagtttttttttgctattcgTATGAGCACTCAGTGATATTCTGTATCAGCAGGAACACACTCCCACATCACCCCCACCAGAGTGTGTCTTTAAGTTTACacgtgtgtgttttcttactttGACCACAGTCAGGATATAACCCCTCCACTCCTCTCCTGTGTCAGAGTTGTCCATCTGTACAGTCACATAAACACAAGTTAAGTTTGGTTTTGTGCCATATAATATTTCTCAgtaaatttaaagttttttttttacaaattccaTTGTGGTTTTTTTATTGGGCTGACAGGAAAAAAATTCACACCTTCAGCTGCACCTCCTCTGTGTGAAGGGTGAGAGTAAAAATGGTTGGTGCCTTCCTCTTATACGGAGAATCTAACTTCATGGACGTCAGCTTCTCCAGGTCCAGCTTCTCTGTGTACTGACAGAGTAAGCAAACACAAATCAGCACTTGTTTTCAGACACATGCTTGATCCACAAAACGTGTATTAATTGATCTAATATGGGAGTAACTAgtgaaattgtttaaaaaaaaccgatgtgtgtttctgttctcCAGTGCACCCTGGCTTCTGTGTCCCCTATGTTCTGATGGCCCTTCAACAGTTATGTCATTGTTTACAAGACACTGTACATATATTCTTTGGTAACCAATTGTTAAATtcacatttaattaaacattatttattactttgttattttgtaAATCGCAATGCTGCTTTTAGATTTAAACATCATGTTTGCTTACAGTGTCCTGTGTGTCATCTTTGTACAGAAAGAGTGTGGCTCCCCGGAGCTCTCCATAGTATTTCTTAAAATCCTGAAAATATAAAGATGTCAATTTGGACATCTGCATTTGACACAGCA carries:
- the LOC117951963 gene encoding signal-transducing adaptor protein 1-like; this encodes MSVPTRVVHKRRATVTELPLYYSGHLLKKLTKEKDFKKYYGELRGATLFLYKDDTQDTYTEKLDLEKLTSMKLDSPYKRKAPTIFTLTLHTEEVQLKMDNSDTGEEWRGYILTVVKKKIPSELQLLPGQMLLLQEALDQERKRKPPMAPPPLPPRPSFLPSPSASLFRPLPTDKPGHNSPDTPACFYSVTRQEAEQMLEANPENGGIILRPSTLANNYALTLRQLTPSGPVMKNYRVACTNSGFVIELDTAVMVSSLNEVLKYFLEKTEYRLRPYVASQPYDTRIDVSPAPKCVSITSPTPKTVPKAQVAPMLRSENKAELLLPPTKEEAEYVIPNDHSPDHNLRIVQLDGELRDVLKFRRENIYTASDNEEVTTYENQTIGKSPSGTAQWATWSAAV
- the ankrd13d gene encoding ankyrin repeat domain-containing protein 13D isoform X1; the encoded protein is MAQDAFPLHFLVWNNQYLELDRELQKKEQDVERLDPRGRTPLELAVCLGHLESTRVLLRHSADPTHNNAQGWAILQDAVSTGDPELVQLVLQYRDYKRATERLAGIPELLSKLRQARDFYVEMKWEFTSWVPLVSKVCPSDVYRVWKSGSCLRVDTTLLGFEHMTWLKGRRSYIFKGGDEGAVVMEVDHEKQVVYTEPLVLSPRDAPSLLAAMQPSQENTAQRLTSPIVSTHLNTRNIAFERNKSGIWGWRSEKSEVVSGYEAKVYSATNVELVTRSRTEHLSDQDKSRSKGSKTPLQSFLGIAEQHTAHNGSNMSQCASPHNPTAITAEEYFNPEFNLNSRDIGRPVELTSKVQKFKATLWLSESHPLSLAEQVTPIIDLMAISNAHFAKLRDFITLRLPPGFPVKIEIPLFHVLNARVTFSNLCGCDEPVSSVTVHTTEGPEEAGQTPPPLHCEVDPSVFEPPADYTTLGPGRSEPMRDEDDNLLQFAIQQSLLDAGTESDQVTIWEALTNSRPVPPSPLYEEDSQLERAIQESLSISLASREGEDSADPSQPASVPPPSVPTTISPLSYSTATNPQVSGHFGVASSFDEQLRIAMEISCREQEEMDRKQKEEEDELERILQLSLTEK
- the ankrd13d gene encoding ankyrin repeat domain-containing protein 13D isoform X2: MDILYVNLLFFTMCFARSLFGYLILFAFLYLNCFSSSSIFFSVPLVSKVCPSDVYRVWKSGSCLRVDTTLLGFEHMTWLKGRRSYIFKGGDEGAVVMEVDHEKQVVYTEPLVLSPRDAPSLLAAMQPSQENTAQRLTSPIVSTHLNTRNIAFERNKSGIWGWRSEKSEVVSGYEAKVYSATNVELVTRSRTEHLSDQDKSRSKGSKTPLQSFLGIAEQHTAHNGSNMSQCASPHNPTAITAEEYFNPEFNLNSRDIGRPVELTSKVQKFKATLWLSESHPLSLAEQVTPIIDLMAISNAHFAKLRDFITLRLPPGFPVKIEIPLFHVLNARVTFSNLCGCDEPVSSVTVHTTEGPEEAGQTPPPLHCEVDPSVFEPPADYTTLGPGRSEPMRDEDDNLLQFAIQQSLLDAGTESDQVTIWEALTNSRPVPPSPLYEEDSQLERAIQESLSISLASREGEDSADPSQPASVPPPSVPTTISPLSYSTATNPQVSGHFGVASSFDEQLRIAMEISCREQEEMDRKQKEEEDELERILQLSLTEK